In the Silene latifolia isolate original U9 population chromosome 1, ASM4854445v1, whole genome shotgun sequence genome, AGAACTGAATATTCTCCGTCAGTAAAACGTTAGCTCGAAGAGGGAAAGTTAAGATTGGGAGACAGCTTGTTGTACACAGTTTAACATTTTATTGTAACTGTGAAATCCCAAGAACCAGAATTCATAATCGTCAGTCGTCACTACTTGTAAATACTTCTGAGAAGGTTTCTTCGTATTCTCACTTTGGTTGAATCGCTTGATCTTCCTGATTGGAATCGCAACCTTGTAACGGAATCTAATTGAATCTCCTGTGGGAGCTGAGGCTTTAGCAATTGCCCTGTCACTGCAAAATGCAACTTTGTCTGTCGATATGAACAGGCGACCTGCAATTGCACCAGCTGTCGTGGATAAACAACATCGAGAAGCCTTTAATAGTTGTTCTCCTTCTCTGACACTAAATATTTGcttgaacactttgtaagctcCTAACCTCAACTTTCCCTTCACTATCATGTTCAAAGATAGCGCACATATAAGCTAAAAACTCAAGTAATTAAACATTATGTTCCCATTTTAAAGCAAAACAAACGAAAAGATTTATCGACATACCAAGGTTGTTCATTGTGCTGAAAATGGATTCCTTTTTGCATTGCCTTGAACATAATGACTTATCAGCAGTGCCAGAAGTTCCAGTCAATAATTTCATGTCGGAGTTTTGGGTTTGATCGTAAGATAGTCTAGACAACCCATTTCTAAGAACATGGTCTCCAAGCATGCTTTTCACACTCCTTGATTTGAAGGCCTCGGAAACATTCATTTCGCCGTgtttttttctttgatttttttctctaaaGAGTGTTGTGATGACCAAGTATTGCTTGATGTGGGTGGTTGGCAGTAGAGATGAGGTATGCCAAAAAGAAGTATATATAGGAAGGAGGCAGTCATGTGGGTTTTGTTGTGTGAATTTTTAAACTTTTAAGTGCATAACTGAGTCAGGCATGAGTAATCTAGGTCATCCATGGCTCAGCAGAGTCAGCATCAATAAGATTTCTTAACAAGTTGagcccattttatttattttgagttatacttcctccattcaactccactctacctatttcacttttgtacactattcacaattgtgtattcaatttcgattttctctcgatacgtaagtggatatatattcatgtgggatcttgtttgattaaaTCTCTACGAaagacattaaaaatatctaacttttataatttttgcaaatacgtagctaacgatatttagcgcgtaaaatacgcgttggcaaacgtgaaaaaagaaattggtagagtggagttgaatggaggaagtataacaTATACGTTCTCAAATAACCGCAAATTAGGTAGTTAACAGAATATTCGTCAAATCAGGAGCGATATCAGGTTAGTGGAAGCATTCATATGTAACCATTGTAGCTTTTGAGTAGGCATTGTTACTTTCTGATGCCAAAAATAAAGTGATTGGAAAGAGGTTGTTATTCCTCAAAGCACCCCTATCTATTTACTAGGGCAAGCAACTTCTATATTTGACTATACATAATACATCAAGattcatttttttttgtaaatactGTTGCTTATCGAAAATTAGCAGGACAGGCATATAGGAAAAGTAAAGTTGACACCTTTTTAAAATCTCTGGACCAATGGAAATCTAGTGCAAAATGACATTGGCATTACTAAATTAACTTCTGCATGTTCTTAAAATCTTTTTTTACTACTCTTTTCGAAATTTTTCTAGTAATGTTGCTTTCGCAGTTTTGCTTTGATATAAAATTAGATAAAGTAAAATTGTTCACTAAACTATACGTCGTATTAATCAGGTCATGCTCAAGAACACTCTTAATTGGCTTTTGTGAAAGTCTACATCAGCAATGATCCACTTTTGACGAAGTCCATTTCTTCCAGAGCTGGGTCATTTTTGCGAAAGGAATTCAGAATGTTGATTGATCTTAAATTGTTCTTTGCCAAATGGGTTTTTAGTGGGAGTGTAATGCCCTTCAGCTCTTGGGGCAATGGTAAGAGCGTCACCAGGTATTACCCAGTTTCCATACGCACATAAACAAGATTTTCGCTGGATACAAAAGATAATAAAAGCCGTAGATCAAGTAATATAAGCATCCAGGAAGTGCTCcatgataataagaataataattaaAGTAGTTAAACCCCCTAGCAATCTGAATGCACATGTAACTATGTAAGGGATTAAATCATCAGACAAGAAATCAATCAAACATAATAATATAACACAATGTTGGTCTTAATTTAGGAAATATCTTTTCATTCCCCACTTTTGTTTATTGTATGTATAATGAAATAATAGATTGTGAATGATGACAGTATGAGTGTATGGCATGCACATGTTCATGTTAGTTATGCTAGTTAGTGTGTCATCTTTATGCCGTCAAGCTTTTGAGTAATCTATTCTAACTTTATCATcataatactccctctgtcccggtcatttgttgtccttttccattttggggtgtctcagtcatttgttgtcctttctattttaagaatgaatttgatgagtaatttgatcattcacaatcaatttgttccacttgtcatttagtaattggccctctcctctttccttggtctttgtgccaaaaccaaaggacaacaaatgaccgggacggagggagtacaactTTATCTCATTTGGCATAAAATAGAGGTTGCATTATGGCAGATGAGATGAGATCCTCAACTGATGAAGTTAGTCGTGTAGCTTTACCTTTCTTTTGTCAGCCTTGAATTAATTTTTTTAGGACATGTATTTTGCTTAAACCGGGGAGAAAGATTCAATAACTTATGGCTTTCAGATATGATAGAATAAAACAAATCGATCCATTGGGCTGTTTGTACTTCTTACGTTGTGAAGTAGCGGCTGAGATCAACCACAAAAAAATGTCTCTTTTCAAAGGAGAGGTTGCATACATCTCACCGTCCTAGTTGGCTTTAGAATAGAACTGGCAAACTGGTTATTCGACTCACGTTTATGTCAAGTCATTTTGGGTATGTTATGTATCATGTCAATTAGGGTACTATCATTTTTTGGGCCTCTTCTGGCGTGCTTTTTCTATTCACTTGGGACTTAAGTCTGTTTCTTGAGGTATATTAGAGCCTTAGCGGGCCATTTAGGGTACTGTCGTTTTTAGGTTGGTCAAACAGGTTTGATTCAAGTGATTTCAAGTCGTATTTATGAAGTTTTCTATCTTTTTAATCCATTTGTTATGTAACTTAAGCGTAATTTCAAGTTAGTCATTTTGGTTCATTTAAGATTAGGTCCAATAAACTTCGGATCAATTTAAGTTTTAGGTCTTGTTTCAATTATTAAGTACGGGTCTAATTCGGATCTCTAATGTTCAGGTTGGGTCAGTCCTTTGATGCAATTCTCGACACAATTTTCATCTGGGCTTATTCAGAAACAACCTATTTGTGTTGCTGACAGAAGGGTAGGGTTGCGTAAATCCGCCCCCCTTTGGCCCCTTACCCTGAAATTTGTGGGAGTCGATGAGGCACAGAGGTAATGTTGTTTTCAATTTTCACAGTCAAATTCAGAACTTTTCCTCTAGTCTTGATAATACATGTTTTGATGTTGGAGTATTGAAGAATAAGCTTCCCTTGAAGATGTTATGTTACAGATACACAAATAAAGCTTGAATTGAAGCCTTTAACTAGAGTTGTAGCTTTTAAGTTCAAAGAAAACTGAGTTGGTAAACAATTGTCAGATGCTGAAGATGTAGAATATACAGTAAACTCATTTCCTAACTTATGTATGGAAAACAGAATGTTTTCCTTCTCTAAAATTTTCATTCAATGTGAGATCAAGTAAGGTTGTGATACTGCTTGTTGTAAACAGTTGAACGTTTTCCTGTAATTCAGGAATCCCATAAACCAGAATTCAAAGGCATCTGTGGTAACTACTTGGAGATACTTCTGTGAGGGCTTCTTCCTATTCTCGCCTTGGTTGAATCTCTGGATCTTCCCGAGAGGAATCACAACCTTGTAATGGAATCTTACAGAATCTCCAGTTTGGGTTGAGACTTTAGCAATTGGCCTGTCACTGCAGAAAGCTACTTTGTCTGTAGAGATGAACAGTCGCCCTGCAATTGGACCAGCTGTTGTGGATAAACAGCAACGAGAGGCCTTCAACAACTGCTCTCCTTCTCTCACACTAAATATTCCCCTGAACACTTTGTCAGCTCCTGATCTCAGCTTTCCCCTGACTGTGATTTACAATGATGGAGCAAACATCAGCACAAAGATTTCAGGTAAAAATTCATTAAAATCTTCATGCAAAATAATGAAGAAAAAGGCTATTGAAGTTCTAATTAACATACCAATCTTGTTCATTGTGCTGAAAAGTGATTCTTTTTTCGTCTGCCTTAAACTTAATGACTTCTCAGCATTGCCAGAACTTGCAGGCAAtaatttcatattgttgtttgTGTTTTGATCATAAGTTAGTCTAGACAACCCATTTCGAAGAACATGATCTCCAAGCATGCTCTTCATACTCCTTGATTTGAAGGCCTCCGAAACATTCATTTTTACGCTCTTGTTTTTTGCTTgattttatatatgtttttggGTACTGATACCGATGACTAAGTCGAGGTTGGTAGTGGAATTGTGTTATGTCAAGGAGAGGTATATATAGGAGGAAGAAACCATGTGGATTTTGGTGGGTGAATTTTAAACCTTAATAGATAGATGCATAAATGAGTCAGCCATGGGCCATCTGACTCATTCATGTATCAGCGCAAACAAGATTTCTTAGCCTGTAAGTTGACCCCATTTTGCTAGTTTTGAGTTAAATAagatattattaattataaagtTGGTAGTTAACTGAATTTTCATTGAATCAGGAGCTGAGGTCAGGTTAGTGGAATCATTCATATCTAAGCATTGTAGCTTTTGAGGTGGCAATGCTACTTTATCATGTTCAAAAAAACTTGATTAAAAAAGGTTGTTTAGCAAAACAGATTTATGCAGACAATTTCTTGATTTAGCTATGCATATATTTAGATTCATTCGTTATCGAAACACCGTTTTTATCAAAAATCAGTAGGACGTGTAAAATGGAAAAGAAAAGTATTAACTTTATAAGATCACTAATGGAATCTTGTGAAAAATGAACTTTGAGATTACTTAGTCATTTAATATAACTGTTACTAACTTCTGCATGTTCTTATAGCCCGTTTTTGCTATTTTCTGTGAATTACCAGTCAGTTAATACAATTCTTACTGCAATCTTGATTATGAGTTAATATTGATGTTTTTTTGTTCGATAAAAGATTTATGATACATAAGAGTTTATGCACAAGAATTTTTAAATTGCCTTTAAGAAAATCTACCCCAGCAATGACTTCTTTTGACAAGATACATATTCTTCCCTAGCAGGGTCATTCTTTGCCAAAAGAACTTAGTATGCTGATTGCTGATCCAATATCATACCTTACTGAATTATATGTCTCTTATGTCAGCAAAATGGCCTTTATGTCTTGGATAATTATATAAGCATCAATCAGTTCAGTAAGCATGCATGGGTCAGAAATGATGGTTGGCGAGTATGGCgacctaggtagcacggacactcctcctaatcggccttcccgtgtcggacacgacactcgtcggacacacgtcaaacatttcggacacttgtaaagccgtgtctaactttcatcttttatttgggcacgtgtcagacacgtgtccatggtattttgagccgtgtccatggtatttggacacaccttcaaacggaatcaagttgaatttaagctAAGTGACGTGAATTGTTATATGGtgaatttggtggggaaataagttgaattgggggtaaatgatgttctttagactagtaatgagatgtcgaaatagattgattataagttggtttttggttttggaaatgagaatgagttataattaacgtcaagttttaccttcacttatttaaatttaatattcaatactttttcaaaaataaaatcacacataaataactataaaatatatattttattaaatttaaacgACGTGttccgtgtcctaaatttcatgggatgccgtgtcgcgtgtccgtgtcgtgtcagtgtccgtgtccgttttggtgctacctagatgGCGACTAGACGAACAGTCTTTGATCACCAAAAAAATGTCTTCTGAGCCTTTAAGATAAATGGCACTCACCCATTTGACCCACAGAGACTTTGTTTTTAGCTTTGTACCTTCACCTTTCCTTGTTCAACCTCgatttgtttttttcttttgagGAAATCCAACTTTCTTAATCAATCTCCATTCTAACTCGAGTTATATTCAATATTTTTTGTGCCTTTGCAGTATAGTGGAACAAAGCAAGTACACTCGCTTATTGATTTGTAATTTTGTACGTATATTGTGAAGCAGACAGTGGACATTATTTGAGGCACACACCACATTATGGGTACACAACTTTTCCCGGTAGGATGCGGTCGTTAGGGTGATGTTCTTGTTGAGATTTTTAGTCTGCAACTTTGCTACCTCTGAGCACCAGAGGTTCCAATATGTAGAACTCTGTGACGTTTATTGAATTACTGCAATAGTAATATGTAAGTCTAGACAGGTTTTTCAGTTGGATTTCTAACTCTTATAAACCGCCTAAAATTTCATTAGGCGCGTCTCATGATAgtataaaagattatgaactataTATATTAGTCTGATCAGCATTCAGCAAAACACCTCATCTTTTGGTCAAATACTGAATATCTAAAACTGAATGTGGACATTCGGCCTTAATGACTTCTTTATGTTTACACAATCCATTAAATATTTTCTCTAAGCTTGATTACATAGTCTTTGATTTGAAGTTTTGAAGGTGAAGCTTTCCTTGGTGATGTTAAAAATATACAAAAGTAGCTCGAATTGAAGCCTTCACATTGTGGTATAACTCGTGAGATGAAGAAAATTGAGCTGTTAAAACAACTGTTAGATGCTAGAGAAGTAGAATATACAATAAACTAATTTCCTAGCTAGTATATGGAAAACAGGATGTTTTCCTTCTCTTGAACTTTCACTCAATGTGGGATAAGTAAGGTTGGGAGACTACTTGTTGTAAATAATTGAACATTTTTCTGTAATTCAGGAACCCCATGAACCAAAATTCAAAGTCGTCTGTTGTCACTACTTGTAAATACTTCTGAGATGGCTTCTTAATGTTCTCGCTTTGGTTGGATGTACGGATCTTCCCGAGGGGAATCACAACCTTGTAATGGAATCTAAGAGAAACTCCGGTTTGGGTCGAGACTTTAGCAATTGGCCTGTCACTGCAGAATGCTATTTTGTCTGTCGAGATAAACAGCCGCCCTGCAATTGGACCAGCTGTCGTGGATAAACAGCATCGAGAGGCCTTTAACAACTGCTCTCCTTCCCTCACACTAAAGATTCCCCTAAACACTTTGTCAGCTCCTGATCTCAGCTTTCCCTTCACTGTGAATTACAATGGAGCAAACATGAGCACAAATTTTGCAGGTAAAAACTCATTTCAACTTTAAAGCAAGGTAATTAGAACAAATATTGAAGTTATAGTTAACAACTTAACATACCAATTTTGTTCATTGTGCTGAAAATTGATTCCTTTTTTGTATGCCGTAAACTTAATGACTTATCAGCATTTCCTGAAGCTCCCTTCAGAAATTTCATATTGCAACTCGTGTTTTGATCATAAGTTAATCTAGACAACCCATTTCTAAGAACATGATCTCCAAGCATGCTCTTCATGCTCCTTGAATTGAAGGCCTCCGAAACATTCATTTTCCCGTTCTTGTTTCTGctagattttattttatttcttacgGAGTATAGATGTGATGACTATGAGAAGGCGGTTGGTAGTGGAAATGTGGTTGGCTAAGGAGAGGTATATATAGAGAAATGAAGTCGGTCATGTGGATTTTGGTGGCTGAATTCTAAATCTTTTAAGATGCATAAATGAGTCAGACATGGGTCATCTGACTCATCCATGGCTCAGCACCAGGAATAAGATGTACTACATGAGATGGCCACCAAACAGGATTTCTTAGCCACTAAGTTGACCCCATGTTGTTTGTTTTCTGTTAAATAGTTGTTTGTTTTCAGTTAAATAATAGGATATTAGGTACTTAACTGAATTTTTCGGAGACTCGGGGAGTGTAGGTCAGGTTAGTGGAATCATCATTCTTATGTAAGCCTTGTAGCCTTTATAGGTTTTGAGGTGGAAATGTAACTTTTTGATGCCAAAAAAAAGTGAACTACAAGAGGTTGTTATTTCCTAAAGCAGCCTTATCTACTTTTTAATCCAAAGATTTTCTGTATTTGTCTATACATACCTATAGACTCATGTTTTGTAAATACAGTTTCTGGTAAAAACCCGGCAGATCAGGTAAATTGGAAAAGTATACGTGATACGTTTTGTAAACTCAATGGACATAAAATTAgtctttttattttacttttatgaACTTCAGGATGTGCTTTTTATATTGTGGATTAGCAGTCGGTTAATACAGTCCTAGATATCAATTTAATTACGGGTATCCAGGTAAAGTTTATTGAATCAAACAGGATACGGATGCTCATACTCGACACCTTTACTGATctaattttgttgtttttgtaggAGACTAAGATATTGATAAGCTCACGCACATTAATTAACTCTTGAATGCATATGAACGTCTACATCAACATTGATCTACTTTTGACAAGATACATTTTCTTCCGCTGCAGGGTCATCTTCGCTTGGTAGAGGAATTCAGAATGCTGATTGAAGTTAAATCATGCCTTTCCAAATGGCTTATTTTGTGTCGGCAAAATTCCCTTCTTTTCTCTTGGACAATGATACGAGCGTCACCAGGTAGTACTCATTTTCAGTAAGTATATAAACAAGATTTGATGTTGGCCTTAACTAGAAATGTCACATGAGGCATGGAGCCAAGGTACCTAGATTATCTAATAATATATTCTCAATTCTTTTACTTTATTGTATGATTTGTATTCATAAGGCAATAGAATAAGATTGAAAATGATAATAGTATGACATGCCCATGTTAGTTTAGCTAGGAGGAGGGTGTCATCGTTAAGCCATAAAGTTTTCGGGTCAGCTGCTGTAATTTTATCATCATCTTACAACTTTATCTCAAAATGGTATAAGAATGAGATGGCGGCCGAGATCGTGAACTGATTACTGAAATCTAGCCTTCTATAGCATTTAGAATGCCTTTTTTTAGTTAAGAAATTTGAATTTTGATTGATCCTAAATGATTTgtctaattcttttcttatgtcaCCAAAAACCATTACGTCACCAGAGGTTCTTCAATCTCGGTTAAGTAAGATTTGCTGGGGCCTAAAAATGAGAGATGTCACAGACTGGCCATGGAATCAGGAAAATAGAAAATGTCACATGAGGCATGGGACCAAGGTGCCTATCACCTATCTATTGTATGaaatttgaaaagatatgttCTTCAATTCATCCCTAAATCTTTTGAGTCAGCTGTGCTAACTTTatcatcatcttcaattctccatactttattttatattggtATATGCCAGATAAGATCATAAACTGATATAATTCTATAAGCAGTCCACTTTTATGATCATGGCAATATGACATGTGCAGATGTCATCGACGTCTGCTTTGTTTAGTGCATTGGAACTTCTCAGTTCTTACTTTATAGACAAAGATAAACATTTGTTATGGTTGTAacattttttattaaaattagcTAAAGCAAGTAAACAGGAAATGTAAAAGTGACATCTTTTAGGTTAATGAAAGATTAATGTTGAGGgacacggaaattattatttatttattttgcattttGTCGAATTTAATTGTTAAAATAGATATGATACTACTCATTACATTATACTAATGCAGGACACCATAAAGTACTACTTATAGGTCTGCTACTGTCTGTTGTATGCCAATGCTCTACTGCTCTGTAATTAAGCTTTGTGTTGCTTCCTGGTTATAATATGATAATATGACGCAGTAGAAGATTCTAATGGCCATGTTAATCATGCCATACACTATTTTATTCATACATATTATGCCGAATTGAGGACTGAAAACTTTCTTCATGCCATACACCGAGGCTAGTTGAGCATGTGAATTAGCTTAAACTCAGTTATACTTCAGAAACTGTCTGCTGTAGAATTAGCCTAGAGAGCTTTTTCAGTTGGATTTCTAACTCTTAACCATCTACAATTTCATAACGCGTCATGATAGTATAAAAGATTCTGAACTATATAAATTAGTCTGATCAGCATTTAGGACTTTCTGCCGTAATGACTTCTGTATGTTGACAAAATCCAATAAATATTTTCTCTAAGCTTGATTATTTAGGCTTTGATTTGGAGTTTTTAAGGAGAAACTGTCCTTGGTGAtgtcaaaaatatataaaatagcTTGAATTGAATCCTTCACATTGTGGTATAACTTGTAAGACAAAGAAATTTGAGCAGTTAGAACAACTGTTAGATGCTAGAGAAGTAGAATATACAATAAACTAATTTCCTAGCTAGTATATGGAAAACAGGATGTTTTCCTTCTCTTGAACTTTCACTCAATGTGGGATAAGTAAGGTTGGGAGACTGCTTGTTGTAAATAATTGAACATTTTCTTGTAATTCAGGAACCCCATGAACCAAAATTCAAAGTCGTCTGTTGTCACTACATGTAAATACTTCTGAGATGGCTTCTTAATGTTCTCACTTTGGTTGGATGTACGGATCTTCCCGAGGGGAATCACAACCTTGTAATGGAATCTAAGAGAAACTGCGGTTTGGGTTGAGACTTTAGCAATCGGCCTGTCACTGCAGGATGCTACTTTGTCTGTCGAGATGAACAGCCGCCCTGCAATTGGACCAGCTGTCGTGGATAAACAGCATCGAGAGGCCTTCAACAACTGCTCTCCTTCTCTCACACTAAATATTCCCCTGAACACTTTGTCAGCTCCTGATCTCAGCTTTCCCTTCACTGTTATTTAAAATGGAGGAAACATGAGTACAAATTTTGCAGGTAAAAACTCATTTCACTTTCAAAACAAGATAATCGAACAAAAGGGATATTAAAGTTATAGTTAACATACCAATCTTGTTCATTGTGCTGAAAATCGATTCCTTTTTTGAATGCCGTAAATTTAATGACTTATCAGCATTTCCTGAAGCTCCCTTCAGAAATTTCATATTGCAACTCGTGTTTTGATCATAAGTTAATCTAGGTAACCCATTTCTAAGAACATGATCTCCAAGCATGCTCTTCATGCTCCTTGACTTGAAGGCCTCCGAAACATTCATTTTCCCGTTCTTGTTTCTGctagattttattttatttcttatggAGTATAGATGTGATGACTATGAGAAGGCGGTTGGTAGTGGAAATGTGGTTGGCTAAGGAGAGGTATATATAGAGGAATGAAGTCGGTCATGTGGATTTTGGTGGCTGAATTCTAAATCTTTTAAGATGCATAAATGAGTCAGACATGGGTCATCTGACTCATACATGGCTCAGCATCAGGAATAAGATGTAATACATGAGATGGCCACGAAACAGGATTTCTTAGCCACTAAGTTGAGATCATGTTGTTTGTTTTCTGTTAAATAGTTGTTTGTTTTCTGTTAAATATAGCGTATTAGGTACTTAACTGAATTTTTCGGAGACTCGGGGAGTGTAGGTCAGGTTAGTGGAATCATCATGCTTATGTAAGCCTTGTAGACTTTATAGGTTTTGAGGTGGAAATGTAACTTTTTGATGCCAAAAGAAAGTGAATTACAAGAGGTTGAAGCAGCCTTAACTGCTTTTTAATCCAAACAATTGCTGTATTTGACTATACATACCTATAGACTCATTTGTTTTGTAAATACAGTTTCTGGTAAAAACCCGGCAGATCAGGTAAATTGGAAAAGTATACGTGATATACGTTTTGTAAACTCGATGGACATAAAATTAGtgattttattttacttttatgaACTTCAGGATGTGCTTTTTATATTGTGGATTAGCAGTCGGTTAATACAGTCCTAGATATCAATTTAATTACGGGTATCCAGGTAAAGTTTATTGAATCAAACAGGATACGGATGCTCATATTTGACACCTTTAGTGAGCTAATTTTGTTGTTTTCGTAGGAGACTAAGATATTGATAAGCTCACGCACATTAATTAACTAACATTGATCTACTTCTGACAAGATACATTTTGTTCCGCTGCAGGGTCATCTTCGCTTGGTAGAGGAATTCGGAATGCTGACTGAAGTTAAATCATGCCTTACCAAATGGCTTATTTTGTGTCAGCAAAATTCCCTTCTTTTCTCTTGGACAATGATACGAGCGTCACCAGGTAGTACTCATTTTCAGTAAGTATATAAACAAGATTTGATGTTGGCCTTAACTAGAAATGTCACATGAGGCATGGAGACAAGGTGCCTAGATTATCTAATAATATATTCTCAATTCTTTTACTTTATTGTATGATTTGTATTCATAAGGCAATAGAATAAGATTGAAAATGATAATAGTATGACATGCCCATGTTAGTTTAGCTAGGAGGAGGGTGTCATCGTTAAGCCATAAAGTTTTCGGGTCAGCTGCTGTAATTTTATCATCATCTTACAACTTTATCTCAAAATGGTATAAGAATGAGATGGCGGCCGAGATCGTGAACTGATTACTGAAATCTAGCCTTCTATAGCATTTAGAATGCCTTTTTTTAGTTAAGAAATTTGAATTTTGATTGATCCTAAATGATTTgtctaattcttttcttatgtcaCCAAAAACCATTACGATGATTTAAGCATCACCAGAGGTTCTTCAATCTCGGTTAAGTAAGATTTGCTGGGGCCTAAAAATGAGAGATGTCACAGACTGGCCATGGAATCAGGAAAATAGAAAATGTCACATGAGGCATGGGACCAAGGTGCCTATCACCTATCTATTGTATGaaatttgaaaagatatgttCTTCAATTCATCCCTAAATCTTTTGAGTCAGCTTTGCTAACTTTatcatcatcttcaattctccACACTTTATTTTATATTGGTATATGCCAGATAAGATCATAAACTGATATAATTCTATAAGCAGTCCACTTTTATGATCATGGCAATATGACATGTGCAGATGTCATCGAAGTCTGCTTTGTTTAGTGCATTGGAACTTCTTAGTTCTTACTTTATAGACAAAGATAAACATTTGTTATGGTTGTAACATTTTTTATTAAGATTAGCTAAAGCAAGTAAACAGGAAATGTAAAAGTGACATCTCTTAGATTAATGTTGAGGgacacggaaattattatttatttattttgaattttgttAAAATAGATATGATACTACTCATTACATTATACTAATGCAGGACACCATAAAGAACTACTTATAGGTCTGCTGCTGTCTGTTGTATGCCAATGCTCTACTGCTCTGTAATTAAGCTTTGTGTTGCTTCCTGGTTATAATATGATAATATGAAGCAGTAGAAGATTCTGATGGAGTGATGGTCATGTTAATCATGCCATACACT is a window encoding:
- the LOC141597580 gene encoding GEM-like protein 4 — its product is MNVSEAFNSRSMKSMLGDHVLRNGLSRLTYDQNTSCNMKFLKGASGNADKSLSLRHTKKESIFSTMNKIVKGKLRSGADKVFRGIFSVREGEQLLKASRCCLSTTAGPIAGRLFISTDKIAFCSDRPIAKVSTQTGVSLRFHYKVVIPLGKIRTSNQSENIKKPSQKYLQVVTTDDFEFWFMGFLNYRKMFNYLQQVVSQPYLSHIE
- the LOC141597596 gene encoding GEM-like protein 4; amino-acid sequence: MNVSEAFKSRSMKSMLGDHVLRNGLPRLTYDQNTSCNMKFLKGASGNADKSLNLRHSKKESIFSTMNKIVKGKLRSGADKVFRGIFSVREGEQLLKASRCCLSTTAGPIAGRLFISTDKVASCSDRPIAKVSTQTAVSLRFHYKVVIPLGKIRTSNQSENIKKPSQKYLHVVTTDDFEFWFMGFLNYKKMFNYLQQAVSQPYLSHIE
- the LOC141597629 gene encoding GEM-like protein 4; amino-acid sequence: MNVSEAFKSRSVKSMLGDHVLRNGLSRLSYDQTQNSDMKLLTGTSGTADKSLCSRQCKKESIFSTMNNLVKGKLRLGAYKVFKQIFSVREGEQLLKASRCCLSTTAGAIAGRLFISTDKVAFCSDRAIAKASAPTGDSIRFRYKVAIPIRKIKRFNQSENTKKPSQKYLQVVTTDDYEFWFLGFHSYNKMLNCVQQAVSQS
- the LOC141597613 gene encoding GEM-like protein 4, which translates into the protein MNVSEAFKSRSMKSMLGDHVLRNGLSRLTYDQNTNNNMKLLPASSGNAEKSLSLRQTKKESLFSTMNKIVRGKLRSGADKVFRGIFSVREGEQLLKASRCCLSTTAGPIAGRLFISTDKVAFCSDRPIAKVSTQTGDSVRFHYKVVIPLGKIQRFNQGENRKKPSQKYLQVVTTDAFEFWFMGFLNYRKTFNCLQQAVSQPYLISH